The following are encoded together in the Desulfococcus multivorans genome:
- the trpS gene encoding tryptophan--tRNA ligase: MADKKRILSGMRPTGPLHLGNLHGALENWIDMQERYDCFFFIADWHALTSNYEHPEKIPDYVKQMMIDWLSVGLSPEKSTLFVQSHIKEHAELFLLLAMITPVPWLERVPTYKDQIVQLAGKDLSTYGFLGYPLLQAADIIIYKADGVPVGVDQVPHVEITREIARRFNYLYREIFPEPQAILTETSKILGWDRRKMSKSYDNAIYLSDSPEEIMEKVSKFVTDPARKLKSDPGNPDICNVFDFHKLYSPKETVDEIRHQCRSAQIGCVACKKKMAKNLIAFLEPIREKRAYYEKRPELLAEIILTGGNKARESAQRTMEEVRAAMSI, translated from the coding sequence ATGGCAGACAAAAAACGAATCCTCAGCGGGATGCGCCCCACCGGCCCGCTTCACCTGGGGAACCTTCACGGCGCTTTGGAGAATTGGATCGACATGCAGGAGCGGTATGACTGTTTTTTTTTCATCGCCGACTGGCATGCCCTCACCAGCAACTACGAGCATCCGGAAAAGATTCCGGACTACGTGAAGCAGATGATGATCGACTGGCTCAGCGTCGGGCTCTCTCCGGAAAAGAGCACGCTCTTCGTGCAGTCCCATATCAAGGAACACGCTGAGCTCTTTCTTCTGCTCGCCATGATCACGCCGGTGCCGTGGCTGGAGCGCGTCCCCACCTACAAGGACCAGATCGTTCAGCTCGCCGGCAAAGACCTGTCGACATACGGGTTTCTCGGCTATCCCCTGCTGCAGGCCGCCGACATCATCATCTACAAAGCCGACGGGGTTCCCGTGGGCGTGGATCAGGTTCCCCACGTGGAGATCACCCGGGAGATCGCCAGACGCTTCAACTACCTCTACAGGGAAATATTTCCGGAACCCCAGGCCATACTCACCGAGACCTCGAAGATCCTCGGATGGGACCGACGGAAAATGAGCAAAAGCTACGACAACGCCATTTACCTGTCCGATTCCCCCGAGGAGATCATGGAAAAGGTATCGAAATTCGTTACGGACCCGGCCCGAAAGCTCAAGAGTGATCCTGGAAACCCGGATATCTGCAACGTCTTCGATTTTCACAAGCTTTACAGTCCCAAGGAAACCGTTGATGAGATCCGTCATCAGTGCCGATCGGCCCAGATCGGCTGCGTCGCCTGCAAAAAGAAGATGGCCAAAAACCTCATCGCCTTTCTGGAGCCTATCCGGGAGAAACGGGCCTACTATGAAAAACGGCCCGAACTCCTCGCCGAGATCATCCTCACCGGCGGCAACAAAGCCCGGGAGTCGGCCCAGAGAACCATGGAGGAGGTGCGGGCGGCCATGAGCATCTAG
- a CDS encoding segregation and condensation protein A produces the protein MSDHRYEVKVENIFEGPMDLLVYLIHKNEVDIYDIPIALITEQYLEYIDWMKAMNVDFAGDFLLMAATLTQIKSRMLLPIHEGDEADEEDPRLEITRPLVEYLRMKSAAERLALRPILGEDTFTRAPGKAEIEPDPEDGFIQVSLFDLIDAFQRIIENMPGEHGVDFDTERFSIKDKIAYIIEMLEEKGSVTFTDLFARNAEKEEMIATFLALLEMGKLGLVRITQHVQSGTIRLFYQ, from the coding sequence ATGTCGGATCACCGATACGAAGTCAAGGTCGAGAACATTTTCGAAGGCCCCATGGATCTTCTCGTCTATCTCATCCACAAGAACGAGGTGGACATCTATGACATCCCCATCGCCCTCATCACCGAGCAGTACCTCGAGTACATCGACTGGATGAAGGCCATGAACGTCGATTTCGCAGGAGATTTCCTGCTCATGGCCGCTACCCTCACCCAGATCAAATCGCGGATGCTGCTCCCGATCCACGAGGGCGATGAAGCGGACGAGGAAGACCCGCGCCTGGAGATCACCCGGCCCCTCGTGGAGTACCTCCGCATGAAATCGGCGGCGGAGCGGCTCGCCCTCCGGCCGATACTCGGCGAAGACACATTTACCCGGGCCCCGGGTAAAGCGGAGATCGAACCGGATCCGGAAGACGGGTTCATCCAGGTCAGTCTCTTCGATCTCATCGACGCCTTTCAGCGGATCATCGAGAACATGCCCGGGGAGCACGGCGTCGATTTCGACACCGAACGCTTCTCCATCAAGGACAAAATCGCCTACATCATCGAGATGCTGGAGGAAAAGGGATCCGTGACCTTCACGGACCTCTTCGCCCGAAACGCCGAAAAGGAAGAGATGATCGCAACCTTTCTGGCGCTTCTCGAGATGGGCAAGCTCGGTCTGGTCCGCATCACCCAACACGTTCAGAGCGGCACCATCCGGTTGTTTTACCAGTGA
- the scpB gene encoding SMC-Scp complex subunit ScpB, with protein sequence MNDDLRHIIESLLFASESPLSIRRMAEVLETEDLSAVKAAVDRLSDEYERRRGGFYLTAVAGGYQLRTRPEHKEWIRRLHRNSPTRLSRAAMETLAVVAYKQPVLRSDIEHIRGVDCGGVLRVLLERKIIKILGRKEMPGRPLLYGTTRKFLEMFNLENLKDLPTPRELAPEKSGTAGGSDRQESAEPAADNGPEEASAPAPNLIDPGADAPGKTALPEHLPMIIEDPSPAAYPKPDLEPDTEQDVPPDDAQPDIDPSDSPDNGDPQKKT encoded by the coding sequence GTGAACGACGATCTCAGACACATCATCGAAAGCCTGCTCTTCGCTTCGGAGTCGCCCCTTTCCATCCGGCGCATGGCAGAGGTCCTCGAGACAGAGGACCTCTCCGCCGTTAAAGCGGCCGTGGACAGGCTTTCCGACGAATACGAACGGCGCAGGGGCGGCTTCTACCTGACGGCGGTCGCCGGCGGATACCAGCTGAGGACCCGCCCCGAGCACAAGGAATGGATTCGGCGGCTGCACCGCAACAGTCCAACCCGACTGAGCAGGGCCGCCATGGAGACCCTGGCCGTCGTCGCCTACAAGCAGCCGGTGCTCAGGAGCGATATCGAACACATCCGCGGGGTCGACTGCGGCGGCGTCCTCCGGGTGCTTCTGGAGCGGAAGATCATCAAGATCCTCGGCCGGAAGGAGATGCCGGGACGCCCCCTCCTCTACGGCACGACCCGCAAATTCCTGGAGATGTTCAACCTCGAGAACCTCAAGGACCTGCCCACCCCCAGGGAGCTCGCCCCGGAAAAGTCCGGGACGGCGGGAGGATCGGACCGGCAGGAATCCGCGGAACCGGCAGCGGACAATGGGCCGGAAGAGGCATCGGCACCCGCGCCAAACCTCATCGATCCTGGAGCGGATGCGCCTGGGAAGACCGCTTTGCCCGAACACCTGCCGATGATCATTGAAGATCCCTCCCCCGCCGCCTATCCGAAACCCGACCTGGAACCGGATACAGAACAGGATGTACCGCCGGATGATGCACAGCCGGATATAGATCCGTCCGACTCGCCCGACAACGGCGACCCGCAAAAAAAAACTTGA
- a CDS encoding transposase has product MIKVKNPNQLHIFDPWDFLTPKRRQMLDTGWPGLFREVVLPTIPVSEVFEHFSSSFGRPTKELFSTLGALILQQAFDFTDEETVQQFAFNIQWHYALNISEESDDAKYISPKTLWNSRNIISQNGLEDAIFSAATKKLAEVFKVNVDRQRIDSVHIKSNMRRLGRISIFSRSIHKFLVNLKRHHPDVFDLVDRKLADKYLAKKELDCFSRVKPSESRKTLSETAGDLFDLVRQFRQSDDIAGMYTFKLLERVLEEHCNLTGDPNHPVELKAPKAIPASSLQNPSDPDASYSGHKGQGYQVQVMETFRKGEQDKDDQDQKTPFNLITHVAVEPAHNSDVNALVPAIESSAEKGLKPREVTADALYGSDDNLEKAQGRDVELIAPAMGSTQKEKLSLSDFQISDKGAITACPMGHAPASSRRKKQTSVGFSADHCENCPMLPNCPVKKGKKLFYVRFSEKALRLAKRRAYERTDAFRDRYRWRAGVEATMSEYDRRTGVKHLRVRGLKAVKYSAVLKALAINIFRAAAAGLGGVRPKAPLSTVLTACSLLILAARSLFCDFQRAISIIGPKKARHSGWNRSGSLIAV; this is encoded by the coding sequence ATGATCAAAGTAAAAAACCCGAATCAGCTTCACATTTTCGACCCCTGGGATTTTTTGACGCCCAAACGGCGGCAAATGCTCGACACGGGATGGCCGGGTCTGTTTCGTGAGGTCGTTCTCCCGACGATTCCCGTGAGCGAGGTCTTCGAGCATTTCAGCAGTTCATTCGGAAGACCCACCAAGGAGCTTTTCTCCACGCTCGGGGCGCTCATTCTGCAGCAGGCTTTCGACTTTACAGACGAAGAAACGGTGCAGCAGTTTGCCTTCAACATCCAATGGCATTATGCCCTGAACATCAGCGAAGAGTCTGACGACGCCAAATACATTTCGCCCAAAACGTTATGGAACAGTCGCAACATCATATCGCAAAACGGGCTGGAAGATGCCATATTCAGTGCCGCTACGAAAAAACTGGCCGAGGTGTTCAAGGTCAATGTCGACCGGCAGCGGATCGATTCGGTGCACATCAAATCCAATATGCGGCGGCTGGGCCGGATCAGCATCTTTTCCAGAAGCATCCATAAATTTCTGGTCAACCTCAAACGGCATCACCCCGATGTTTTCGATCTCGTCGACAGGAAGCTTGCCGATAAATACCTCGCCAAAAAGGAGTTGGACTGCTTTTCCAGGGTCAAGCCCTCCGAATCCCGAAAGACATTGTCGGAGACGGCCGGGGACCTGTTCGATCTGGTTCGGCAGTTCAGGCAGTCCGATGATATCGCCGGCATGTACACGTTCAAACTGCTCGAAAGAGTCCTCGAAGAACACTGCAATCTGACCGGCGACCCGAATCATCCCGTCGAACTCAAAGCGCCGAAGGCGATTCCCGCAAGCTCGCTGCAAAATCCCTCGGATCCGGACGCTTCCTACAGCGGGCACAAAGGCCAGGGATACCAGGTCCAGGTGATGGAAACCTTCCGCAAGGGTGAGCAGGATAAGGATGATCAGGATCAGAAAACGCCCTTCAATCTGATCACCCATGTGGCGGTGGAGCCGGCCCATAACAGTGACGTCAATGCCCTGGTCCCGGCCATCGAATCGAGCGCGGAAAAAGGCCTCAAGCCCAGAGAGGTGACCGCGGACGCGCTTTACGGCAGCGACGATAATCTCGAAAAGGCCCAGGGCCGAGACGTCGAACTGATCGCCCCGGCCATGGGAAGCACCCAAAAAGAGAAGCTGAGCCTTTCCGATTTTCAGATTTCAGACAAGGGTGCCATAACGGCCTGCCCGATGGGGCATGCGCCGGCATCATCGAGAAGGAAGAAACAGACCAGCGTCGGTTTTTCAGCGGATCACTGCGAAAACTGTCCCATGCTCCCGAACTGCCCGGTCAAGAAGGGAAAGAAGCTTTTCTATGTCCGATTCAGCGAGAAGGCGCTCCGGCTTGCCAAACGCCGGGCATATGAACGAACCGACGCGTTCAGGGACCGGTACCGGTGGCGTGCCGGCGTGGAGGCGACCATGTCGGAATACGACAGGAGAACCGGGGTGAAGCACCTTCGGGTTCGCGGTCTGAAAGCCGTAAAGTACAGTGCGGTCCTGAAGGCCCTGGCGATCAACATCTTTCGTGCAGCCGCCGCCGGGCTGGGCGGGGTGCGCCCAAAAGCACCGCTTTCCACCGTACTGACGGCCTGTTCGCTGCTGATTCTCGCCGCAAGAAGCCTGTTTTGCGATTTTCAAAGAGCGATTTCTATTATTGGGCCAAAAAAGGCCCGTCATTCAGGTTGGAACCGCAGCGGCAGTCTGATTGCCGTATAG
- the tnpC gene encoding IS66 family transposase, translated as MKLNAIDVEETVKNTRRLLGEDQNVSPALKAAVELLLLLVALLLNRLGLNSSNSSKPPASDPNRKKKEKAPGANKRGGQPGHNGTTLKRVEKPDVIKDIPLDPATLPKGNYKEAGYDARQVIDIDISQIVTEYRAQILEDANGKRYTAPFPEGVNRPVQYGINLKAHSVYLSQYQLIPYNRIEETFLDQAGIPVGGGSIFNFNEEAYEKLEAFDAIARSKLINSDVCHADETGINIDGKRRWLHCVSNDDWTYFLPHEKRGVDAMNEMGILPNFHGILCHDHWKPYFKFDCEHALCNAHHLRELQRAWEQDHQEWARDTRALLLEINKAVDDAGGQLTPGASLEFRLRYRKLLEEAQKECPPPDESQKNGKRGRLKRSKARNLLERLIDYENETLRFMDDERVPFTNNQGENDIRMTKVQQKISGCFRSMKGAAIFCRVRSYLSTCRKHGVRASIALRLLFEGKLPDFLNE; from the coding sequence GTGAAGTTAAACGCAATAGATGTCGAAGAAACGGTCAAAAATACAAGGCGCTTGCTGGGCGAGGATCAAAACGTATCTCCTGCCCTGAAAGCAGCCGTCGAACTTTTGCTGCTTCTCGTGGCGCTATTGCTGAATCGTTTGGGGCTCAACAGCAGTAACAGCAGCAAACCGCCGGCATCTGATCCGAATCGGAAGAAGAAGGAAAAAGCTCCCGGCGCAAACAAGCGCGGCGGCCAACCCGGACACAACGGTACAACCCTGAAAAGGGTTGAAAAGCCTGATGTCATCAAGGACATCCCATTGGATCCCGCCACCTTGCCCAAAGGAAACTATAAGGAGGCGGGATATGACGCCAGACAGGTTATCGATATCGACATCTCGCAGATCGTAACAGAATACCGGGCACAAATTCTTGAGGATGCCAACGGCAAGCGATATACAGCCCCGTTCCCCGAGGGTGTGAATCGACCCGTTCAATACGGCATCAACCTAAAAGCCCATTCGGTCTATCTGTCCCAGTATCAGTTGATCCCGTATAATCGGATCGAAGAGACGTTTCTGGATCAGGCAGGAATCCCGGTCGGCGGCGGCTCGATTTTCAACTTCAATGAAGAGGCTTATGAAAAGCTTGAAGCCTTCGATGCGATAGCAAGGTCAAAGCTGATCAACTCCGACGTCTGCCATGCCGACGAAACCGGTATCAATATCGACGGAAAAAGACGCTGGCTCCATTGTGTTTCCAATGACGACTGGACCTATTTCCTTCCTCATGAAAAAAGAGGGGTTGATGCAATGAATGAAATGGGAATCCTGCCCAATTTTCATGGGATACTTTGCCACGACCACTGGAAGCCGTATTTCAAGTTCGACTGCGAGCACGCCTTGTGCAACGCTCACCATCTGCGGGAATTGCAAAGAGCATGGGAGCAGGACCATCAGGAGTGGGCGAGGGATACCAGGGCATTGCTTCTGGAGATTAACAAGGCAGTGGATGATGCCGGAGGTCAGCTGACTCCGGGAGCCTCACTGGAATTCAGACTCCGGTACAGGAAGCTGCTGGAAGAAGCCCAAAAGGAGTGTCCGCCACCGGATGAAAGCCAAAAAAATGGAAAGCGGGGTCGCCTCAAACGATCAAAGGCAAGAAACCTTCTTGAGCGGCTCATCGATTACGAAAATGAGACGCTCCGATTCATGGACGACGAGAGAGTTCCTTTCACCAACAATCAAGGTGAAAACGATATCCGGATGACCAAGGTCCAGCAAAAGATATCGGGATGCTTTCGTTCCATGAAAGGTGCGGCTATTTTCTGCCGTGTAAGAAGTTATCTTTCAACATGCAGAAAGCATGGCGTGAGGGCAAGCATTGCATTACGCCTTTTGTTTGAGGGCAAACTGCCCGACTTCCTGAACGAGTAG
- a CDS encoding THUMP domain-containing protein gives MHNWNVIITVHEGGFVAACELLEQYGRISKTGFFNVLVMRTDDPRELMEWLKAQFEANPAIGSFLNRLIPVEHVFSFQTTADFRIKIIPIVEPYISRLMDKTFYVRMHRRGFKGRLSSMEEERWLDGYLHECILKAGGDGRISFENPDAVLSVETIAQHVGVGLWLRDDIDRYPFLRFD, from the coding sequence ATGCACAACTGGAATGTTATTATAACGGTTCATGAGGGTGGGTTCGTGGCAGCCTGCGAATTGCTTGAACAATATGGACGGATCTCCAAAACCGGATTTTTCAATGTTCTGGTGATGAGAACAGACGATCCGAGGGAACTGATGGAATGGCTGAAAGCGCAGTTCGAGGCCAATCCCGCCATTGGGTCTTTTCTGAATCGTCTGATTCCTGTCGAACACGTCTTCAGTTTTCAGACAACCGCCGATTTCAGGATTAAAATCATACCCATCGTTGAGCCGTACATTTCCCGTTTAATGGACAAGACATTTTACGTACGTATGCATCGCCGTGGCTTCAAGGGGCGACTCTCCAGCATGGAAGAGGAGAGATGGCTGGACGGCTATCTGCACGAGTGTATCCTCAAGGCCGGCGGCGACGGAAGGATTTCGTTTGAGAACCCGGATGCGGTTCTATCCGTTGAAACAATCGCTCAACATGTCGGTGTCGGTCTCTGGTTGCGCGATGACATAGACCGATATCCGTTTCTGCGGTTCGATTGA
- a CDS encoding HPF/RaiA family ribosome-associated protein, which produces MMIPLQITARDFDLTEPIETLIREKAEKLDQLYDRITRCRVILEAPHRRQQKGILYNVHIEISVPGKEIVIKKEAHEDLYVAVGNAFETAGRRLLEYTSRQRGEVKFHEEVPSARITQIFPQMDYGILTTPGNRDIYFHRNSVLDGNFNDLEIGMQVHFVEESGDQGPQASTVRVLKK; this is translated from the coding sequence ATGATGATTCCACTGCAGATCACGGCACGTGATTTCGACTTGACAGAACCCATTGAAACCCTGATCCGGGAAAAAGCTGAAAAACTGGACCAGCTGTACGATCGGATTACACGCTGCAGGGTCATTCTGGAAGCCCCGCATCGACGTCAACAAAAAGGTATTCTGTATAATGTCCACATCGAAATTTCGGTTCCCGGCAAGGAAATTGTCATCAAGAAAGAAGCCCATGAAGATCTGTATGTTGCCGTCGGGAATGCATTTGAAACGGCAGGGCGGCGACTACTGGAGTATACCAGCCGTCAACGTGGTGAGGTGAAATTTCATGAAGAGGTGCCCAGCGCCCGCATCACCCAAATTTTCCCACAAATGGATTACGGCATCCTGACCACCCCCGGAAACCGCGACATCTATTTCCATCGCAACAGCGTGCTTGACGGGAATTTCAATGATCTGGAGATCGGAATGCAAGTCCATTTTGTTGAAGAATCAGGGGACCAAGGTCCCCAGGCCAGCACCGTCAGAGTATTGAAAAAGTAG
- a CDS encoding host attachment protein, whose protein sequence is MSEHLIVVVNRSLARFFTLEPVEFPELESGPRITLRTELENQELKDGQEIFSDSKTGRGVAPRGGNVHGYDDKRDQHLDELRRRFAVTVFDQIQKIAKAEHSRTIILAVSARMRRFLYPHTDTLDRKGYVIHKISKNIINFSPENIHAYLAEDGIVPMKKRK, encoded by the coding sequence ATGAGTGAACATCTCATCGTAGTGGTCAATCGCTCATTGGCACGTTTTTTTACACTCGAACCGGTCGAATTTCCCGAACTGGAATCCGGGCCCAGAATAACGCTTCGAACCGAGCTCGAAAATCAGGAGCTCAAAGACGGCCAGGAGATCTTTTCGGACTCGAAAACCGGCCGTGGCGTCGCCCCTCGGGGCGGAAACGTCCATGGCTACGACGACAAGCGGGATCAGCACCTGGATGAACTGAGACGTCGTTTCGCCGTCACGGTTTTCGACCAGATTCAAAAGATTGCCAAGGCCGAACATTCACGCACCATCATACTTGCGGTATCTGCGAGAATGCGCCGGTTTTTGTATCCCCACACTGACACGTTGGACCGGAAGGGATACGTGATCCACAAGATTTCCAAGAACATCATCAATTTTTCCCCGGAAAACATCCATGCATATCTGGCTGAAGACGGAATTGTTCCTATGAAAAAACGAAAGTAA
- the crcB gene encoding fluoride efflux transporter CrcB has translation MGDWVQAWIQVKTALSEASQLFSEVLRILTEGVRTWQPALKKLTLVMCGGGLGAASRYGIGLLSVKLWGTHFPWGTMTVNLVGCFFIGLIFALADRTRLLTPDMRLMIITGYLGALTTFSAFSLETVNAGRAGLTLQPVVNILINNMGGMALTFLGLWMGGSR, from the coding sequence ATGGGAGATTGGGTTCAGGCATGGATTCAGGTAAAAACCGCTCTTTCGGAGGCTTCGCAACTATTTTCAGAGGTCCTGCGCATATTGACCGAAGGCGTCCGGACATGGCAGCCGGCGCTGAAAAAATTGACATTGGTCATGTGCGGTGGCGGCCTGGGCGCGGCAAGCCGCTATGGCATCGGCTTGCTGTCGGTAAAACTCTGGGGCACCCATTTCCCCTGGGGCACCATGACGGTCAACCTCGTGGGGTGTTTTTTTATCGGGCTGATTTTTGCGCTCGCGGATCGCACCCGACTGCTGACCCCGGACATGCGCCTGATGATCATTACCGGATACCTGGGCGCACTGACGACGTTTTCCGCCTTCTCCCTGGAAACCGTCAACGCCGGTCGCGCCGGGTTGACGCTGCAGCCAGTGGTCAATATCCTGATCAACAACATGGGCGGCATGGCGCTCACTTTTCTCGGCTTGTGGATGGGCGGCTCACGATAG
- a CDS encoding DUF190 domain-containing protein, with product MLNYKAIEIFTSESARYGNTPLTDAVMSLLRDLKIAARCVVTRGISGLYENGELATSRLEILSFNMPIRICIVVPAAETDRVLDGLDGMIDEGILALHDMTVLSHRTHSAFFPPQLMVRDVMTPEPHSVKAETNLREITQLLLSSVFTGLPVVDEHHRPVGVITQGDLIRKGGLPLRLGLLAESDRNRLESVLNHMASRHAGEVMTTPAVTICENRSLIDAVDLMLTSGVKRVPVVDESGRLTGMLSRLDIFRTVMREAPDWNAFRAQEIEVSNLRYVADILRQDTPVVSPETPIDEVIRIIDRNDIQRVVVVDAEGRLLGLISDRDLLRFFKPEQDGVWHLLARVKHPFQQDACRLGDLQRCLTETTAAAVMTTGLITAREEMLIEDAVRLMTDKALKRLPVVDADGRFKGMISRASLLRAGFRGPAMRGNDHVAV from the coding sequence ATGCTGAATTATAAGGCGATTGAAATTTTTACCAGTGAATCGGCACGGTATGGAAACACGCCGTTGACGGACGCCGTCATGTCGCTTCTCCGCGATCTGAAAATCGCGGCCCGATGCGTCGTCACCCGAGGGATTTCGGGTCTTTATGAAAACGGAGAATTGGCAACCAGCCGATTGGAGATCCTTTCCTTCAATATGCCGATCCGGATTTGTATCGTGGTTCCGGCCGCGGAAACCGACCGGGTCCTGGATGGACTGGACGGCATGATCGACGAGGGCATCCTCGCCCTGCACGACATGACGGTGCTCAGCCACAGAACGCACAGCGCATTTTTCCCGCCTCAGCTCATGGTTCGCGATGTCATGACGCCTGAACCACACAGTGTCAAGGCCGAAACCAACCTGCGGGAAATCACCCAACTGCTGCTCTCCTCGGTCTTCACCGGGCTGCCCGTGGTCGATGAACATCACCGGCCCGTCGGCGTAATCACTCAGGGGGATCTGATCCGAAAAGGCGGGCTCCCGTTGCGGTTGGGCCTGTTGGCGGAATCCGATCGGAACCGCCTGGAATCGGTCTTGAATCACATGGCTTCCCGACACGCCGGAGAGGTGATGACGACCCCGGCCGTCACGATTTGCGAGAATCGGTCATTGATCGACGCCGTGGACCTGATGCTGACAAGCGGCGTCAAGCGCGTTCCCGTGGTGGATGAGTCCGGGCGTCTGACAGGTATGCTTTCCCGGCTGGACATCTTCCGGACGGTCATGCGCGAGGCGCCTGACTGGAACGCTTTTCGGGCGCAGGAGATCGAGGTGAGCAACCTGAGGTACGTGGCCGACATCCTGCGCCAGGATACGCCCGTCGTTTCTCCGGAAACCCCCATAGACGAGGTGATCCGCATCATCGACCGTAATGACATTCAGCGGGTGGTCGTGGTCGATGCCGAGGGCAGGCTGCTGGGCTTGATCTCGGATCGCGATCTGCTGCGCTTCTTCAAGCCGGAGCAGGATGGCGTCTGGCATCTCCTGGCCAGGGTGAAACACCCCTTCCAACAGGATGCCTGCCGGCTGGGGGACCTGCAGCGGTGCCTGACCGAAACCACCGCCGCTGCGGTCATGACCACGGGGTTGATCACGGCTCGTGAAGAAATGCTGATCGAAGATGCCGTCCGGCTGATGACGGACAAAGCGCTGAAACGGTTGCCGGTTGTCGACGCCGACGGCCGATTCAAGGGCATGATCAGCCGGGCTTCACTACTCCGCGCCGGTTTTCGCGGACCGGCCATGAGAGGGAACGACCATGTTGCCGTTTAA
- a CDS encoding galactose-1-phosphate uridylyltransferase, which yields MLPFKQETFFSRILLPSGDIAERPIEIRTHPITGRTCRITYSRGEEQEPGAESLPEPPPFAQNRDACPFCRARLADRTPRFPPEVWSQGRMVRGSSILFPNLFPYGRYSAVSLFDDQHFVEIGTARLEAYADSFLNCRDYLMQILSHDSAAVFMAVTQNHLPSAGGSLLHPHLQVQADRTPANHQRFLQSRAHGHRRQFGTRLFSDYLAMEKQAGRRWIGATGSWQWLAAFAPEGFFEIWGILPDITTLRNTTEAHWQTLAQGVLNVQNFYRSLGRNGYNLGLLFLEDGSDDLELRVILRVRSNYAPWVRSDFTGFEVMLGDMATFSAPEATAETARAFWREAPRFS from the coding sequence ATGTTGCCGTTTAAACAGGAGACATTTTTTTCGCGGATTCTACTGCCCAGCGGCGATATTGCCGAACGCCCCATCGAAATCCGCACCCACCCCATTACGGGCCGCACCTGCAGAATCACTTACAGCCGCGGTGAAGAACAGGAACCCGGCGCCGAATCCCTCCCTGAACCGCCCCCTTTCGCTCAAAACCGGGACGCATGCCCCTTCTGTCGGGCGCGACTCGCCGACCGGACGCCCCGATTCCCGCCGGAAGTGTGGTCCCAGGGGCGCATGGTCCGGGGTTCCTCGATCCTTTTCCCCAACCTCTTTCCTTATGGCCGGTATTCTGCGGTCAGCCTTTTCGACGATCAACACTTTGTCGAGATCGGCACGGCTCGCCTGGAAGCCTACGCGGATTCATTTCTCAACTGCCGGGACTATCTGATGCAGATCCTCAGCCACGACTCCGCCGCGGTGTTCATGGCCGTTACCCAGAATCATCTGCCCTCGGCCGGCGGGTCCCTGCTCCACCCCCATCTGCAGGTACAGGCCGACCGAACGCCCGCCAACCATCAGCGCTTTTTGCAGTCCCGCGCTCACGGCCACCGGCGGCAATTCGGCACGCGTCTCTTCAGCGATTATCTGGCGATGGAAAAGCAGGCCGGCCGGCGATGGATTGGTGCCACCGGCTCCTGGCAATGGCTGGCCGCGTTCGCGCCCGAAGGCTTTTTCGAAATCTGGGGGATCCTGCCGGACATCACCACCTTGCGGAACACCACGGAAGCGCATTGGCAAACCCTGGCCCAGGGTGTCCTGAACGTTCAGAACTTTTACCGCAGTCTCGGTCGGAACGGTTACAATCTCGGCCTGCTGTTTCTGGAAGACGGTTCGGACGATCTGGAGCTGCGGGTGATTCTCAGGGTCCGCAGCAATTATGCACCGTGGGTGCGCAGCGATTTTACCGGCTTCGAGGTGATGCTGGGCGACATGGCCACGTTTTCGGCGCCGGAAGCGACGGCTGAAACAGCGCGTGCGTTTTGGAGGGAGGCCCCGCGTTTTTCGTGA